A single window of Streptomyces cathayae DNA harbors:
- a CDS encoding sulfite exporter TauE/SafE family protein — protein MTLTIVLILALLVGVSLGLLGGGGSILTVPLLVYVAGMDAKEAIATSLFVVGVTSAVGMIKHARDGRVRWRTGVLFGAAGMAGAYTGGLVGGHIPDVILLIAFAVMMIVTAAAMLRGRRGVDPDRAHRQVPVGRVLLDGAAVGLATGLVGAGGGFLVVPALALLGGLPMPVAIGTSLLVIAMKSAAGFAGYLSSVQIDWTLTLAVTGFAVVGSLAGARLAGRVPAHVLSRLFAWFVLAMGTFVLVQQAPAHIAVPVLAAIASLGAGAGVCYGFIARCPLRRAVHRT, from the coding sequence ATGACGCTGACGATCGTCCTGATCCTCGCGCTGCTGGTCGGCGTCTCCCTCGGGCTGCTCGGGGGAGGCGGGTCGATCCTGACCGTGCCGCTGCTGGTCTACGTCGCGGGCATGGACGCCAAGGAGGCCATCGCCACCTCCCTGTTCGTCGTCGGCGTCACCTCCGCCGTGGGCATGATCAAGCATGCCCGCGACGGACGGGTCCGCTGGCGCACCGGCGTCCTGTTCGGAGCAGCCGGCATGGCCGGTGCCTACACCGGCGGACTCGTCGGCGGCCACATCCCCGACGTCATCCTGCTGATCGCCTTCGCGGTCATGATGATCGTCACCGCCGCCGCCATGCTCCGGGGCCGCCGGGGTGTCGACCCCGACCGGGCCCACCGGCAGGTGCCGGTGGGGCGGGTCCTGCTGGACGGCGCGGCCGTCGGCCTGGCCACCGGCCTGGTCGGCGCCGGCGGCGGCTTCCTCGTCGTCCCCGCCCTGGCCCTGCTGGGCGGCCTGCCCATGCCGGTGGCCATCGGCACCTCACTGCTGGTCATCGCGATGAAGTCCGCCGCGGGCTTCGCCGGCTACCTGTCGAGCGTCCAGATCGACTGGACCCTGACCCTGGCCGTCACCGGATTCGCGGTCGTCGGCAGTCTGGCCGGAGCCCGGCTGGCCGGACGCGTCCCCGCCCACGTCCTCTCCCGGCTCTTCGCCTGGTTCGTGCTGGCCATGGGCACCTTCGTCCTGGTCCAGCAGGCTCCCGCCCACATAGCGGTCCCGGTCCTGGCGGCCATCGCCTCGCTGGGCGCCGGTGCGGGCGTCTGCTACGGCTTCATCGCCCGCTGTCCGCTGCGACGCGCCGTCCACCGGACCTAG
- the trxA gene encoding thioredoxin, whose amino-acid sequence MSTVTLTAADFENTVSGNDIVLVDFWASWCGPCRMFAPVYEKASEAHSDIVFGKVDTEAERALAAAADITSIPTLMAFREGVLVFSRPGALPPQALDQLITAVRGLDMDEVRASLATRSPGR is encoded by the coding sequence ATGAGCACCGTCACACTCACCGCCGCGGACTTCGAGAACACCGTGTCCGGCAACGACATCGTCCTCGTCGACTTCTGGGCCTCCTGGTGCGGACCGTGCCGGATGTTCGCCCCCGTCTACGAGAAGGCCTCCGAGGCCCACTCCGACATCGTCTTCGGCAAGGTCGACACCGAGGCCGAGCGGGCCCTGGCCGCCGCGGCGGACATCACCTCGATCCCCACCCTGATGGCCTTCCGTGAGGGTGTCCTGGTGTTCTCCCGGCCCGGCGCCCTGCCGCCCCAGGCGCTGGACCAGTTGATCACCGCCGTCCGCGGGCTCGACATGGACGAGGTCCGCGCCTCCCTCGCCACCCGGAGCCCCGGCCGGTGA
- a CDS encoding metal-sensitive transcriptional regulator has product MRSAADRLKRAQGRLAGVARMLEEGRDCEEVVTRLAAVNRALDRAGFAIVAGGLEECLSQEGGADGLDTQKVEKLFLSLS; this is encoded by the coding sequence GTGCGGTCGGCCGCCGACCGGCTCAAGCGCGCACAGGGCCGGCTCGCCGGCGTCGCGCGCATGCTGGAAGAAGGGCGTGACTGTGAGGAGGTCGTCACCCGGCTCGCCGCGGTCAACCGCGCGCTGGACCGGGCCGGTTTCGCCATCGTCGCCGGCGGCCTCGAGGAGTGCCTGAGCCAGGAGGGCGGCGCCGACGGCCTCGACACCCAGAAGGTGGAGAAGCTCTTCCTGTCCCTCTCGTGA
- a CDS encoding DUF302 domain-containing protein encodes MSYDRTVRLATSDFDAAVAAVREALADQGFGVLTEIDVRATLKAKLGHDMEDYLILGACNPPLAHRALEADRSIGLLLPCNVVVRRDGDSTLVQALDPGTMVTLTGLDTLKPVADDATARLDAALNALSAT; translated from the coding sequence GTGTCCTACGACCGCACCGTCCGCCTGGCCACCTCCGACTTCGACGCCGCCGTCGCCGCCGTCCGCGAGGCACTGGCGGATCAGGGATTCGGCGTCCTCACCGAGATCGACGTCAGGGCCACCCTCAAGGCCAAGCTCGGCCACGACATGGAGGACTACCTGATCCTCGGCGCCTGCAACCCGCCGCTCGCTCACCGGGCCCTGGAGGCCGACCGCTCCATCGGCCTGCTCCTGCCGTGCAACGTCGTCGTCCGCCGCGACGGCGACAGCACGCTCGTCCAGGCCCTCGACCCGGGGACCATGGTCACCCTCACCGGCCTCGACACCCTCAAGCCCGTCGCCGACGACGCCACCGCCCGCCTGGACGCCGCTCTGAACGCCCTGTCCGCCACCTGA
- a CDS encoding exonuclease SbcCD subunit D → MRLLHTSDWHLGRSFHRVGMLGAQADFIGHLVATVREYAVDAVVVSGDVYDRAVPPLAAVELFDDALHRLAGLGVPTVMISGNHDSARRLGVGAGLIGRAGIHLRTDPAASGTPVMLSDAHGEVAFYGLPYLEPALVKDEFEVEKAGHEAVLAAAMDRVRADLAARPRGTRSVVLAHAFVTGGAPSDSERDITVGGVAAVPAGVFDGVDYVALGHLHGCQTLTERVRYSGSPLPYSFSEADHRKSMWLVDLDADGTVTAERLDCPVPRALARIRGTLEELLADPALARHREAWVEATLTDPVRPADPMARLTERFPHTLSLVFAPERAPDDPSVSYARRLAGRDDQQIAEDFVAHVRGTGPDEHERAVLRDTVDAVRAAEAVNEVAR, encoded by the coding sequence ATGAGATTGCTGCACACTTCCGACTGGCACCTCGGCCGGTCGTTCCACCGGGTCGGCATGCTCGGTGCCCAGGCCGATTTCATCGGACACCTGGTGGCGACCGTGCGCGAGTACGCCGTCGACGCGGTGGTCGTGTCGGGAGACGTGTACGACCGGGCGGTGCCGCCGCTCGCCGCGGTGGAGCTGTTCGACGACGCCCTGCACCGCCTCGCCGGCCTCGGTGTGCCGACCGTGATGATCTCCGGGAACCACGACTCGGCCCGCCGTCTCGGCGTCGGCGCCGGGCTCATCGGGCGCGCGGGCATCCACCTGCGGACCGACCCCGCGGCGAGCGGCACCCCCGTGATGCTGTCCGACGCGCACGGGGAGGTCGCCTTCTACGGGCTGCCCTACCTGGAACCGGCGCTGGTCAAGGACGAGTTCGAAGTGGAGAAGGCAGGCCACGAGGCGGTGCTCGCGGCCGCCATGGACCGGGTCCGCGCCGATCTCGCCGCCCGTCCGCGCGGCACCCGGTCCGTGGTCCTCGCGCATGCCTTCGTCACCGGCGGCGCACCGAGCGACAGTGAGCGGGACATCACCGTCGGCGGGGTCGCCGCCGTGCCCGCCGGAGTGTTCGACGGCGTCGACTACGTGGCGCTCGGCCATCTGCACGGCTGCCAGACCCTCACCGAGCGGGTGCGCTACTCCGGCTCGCCGCTGCCGTACTCCTTCTCGGAGGCGGACCACCGCAAGAGCATGTGGCTCGTCGACCTGGACGCCGACGGAACGGTCACCGCCGAGCGGCTCGACTGCCCGGTGCCGCGTGCCCTCGCCCGGATCCGCGGCACCCTGGAGGAGCTGCTCGCCGACCCCGCCCTCGCGCGGCACCGGGAGGCGTGGGTCGAGGCCACGCTCACCGACCCGGTCCGCCCCGCCGACCCCATGGCCCGGCTCACCGAACGCTTCCCGCACACCCTGAGCCTGGTCTTCGCACCCGAACGCGCGCCCGACGACCCGTCGGTGTCCTACGCCCGGCGCCTCGCCGGGCGCGACGACCAGCAGATCGCCGAGGACTTCGTCGCCCATGTGCGCGGCACCGGCCCCGACGAGCACGAGCGGGCCGTCCTGCGGGACACCGTCGACGCGGTCCGCGCCGCCGAGGCCGTGAACGAGGTGGCGCGATGA
- a CDS encoding SMC family ATPase — protein MRLHRLDITAFGPFGGSLTVDFDSLSAAGLFLLHGPTGAGKTSILDAVCYALYGSVPGARQNGQGTALRSDHAAPATRTGVTLELTVAGRRLEVTRQPPWQRPKKRGTGTTLDKAQSRLREHDPVSRSWKDLSRSHQEIGEEITQLLGMSREQFCQVVLLPQGDFARFLRADAEARGKLLGRLFDTRRFADMEKRLAERRRAAESRVRDGDAELLADAHRMQQAAGGAMEPADLVPGEPGLAESVLSAAAVARSTAREQLTVARCRLAAAESAQTAADRSLDEARERDRLQRRFAEARQRAARLAERAEDRQEAQTRLDRSRKAETVAPALELRESADAEHRRAADAEADTRALLPPALRDAGAAGLAAAARRATEELGGLESARRAERRLTELLGERVALDRQERADDDALDESEAWLTGWEETRAGLQDRIESAQEAAARTGELAVQRDTAHKRLTAARLRDQLAEDTEDAAEQARAARERALEAKQHWLDLKEQRLAGIAAELAAGLTDGDPCAVCGATEHPAPARKVAGHVDREAEERALAAHQSAEEHRADQEGRLGAVREALAAAGAEAGDTPAAHLAREAEESERRYAQARGAASDLHPAREQLRQAEHEHERRVAAQREAAVRAAARAGHRERLDHEQDALEEELTQARGDADSVATRAAQLERHAAQFTDAADAARVADGTAQRLKEADGRLADAAFRAGFATPRAAAEALLDAAAHRALQDRLEAWQQEEAAVRAVLAEPGTAAAAQQPPAGLTVAQRTAEDADRRTREAASARDAAARRCAELDRLSARATASARRLAPLREEYDRVARLAGLTAGTSADNERRMRLESYVLAARLEQVAAAATARLHRMSSGRYTLVHSDDRTGRGRSGLGLHVVDAWTGRERDTATLSGGETFFASLALALGLADVVTDEAGGVRLDTLFIDEGFGSLDDQTLDEVLDVLDSLRERDRSVGIVSHVPDLRRRIHAQLEVVKGRSGSTLRQHGVT, from the coding sequence ATGAGGCTGCACCGGCTCGACATCACCGCCTTCGGCCCCTTCGGCGGCTCACTGACCGTCGACTTCGACTCACTCTCCGCCGCGGGCCTCTTCCTGCTGCACGGCCCCACCGGCGCCGGAAAGACCTCGATACTCGACGCCGTCTGCTACGCGCTGTACGGCTCCGTCCCCGGGGCCCGGCAGAACGGGCAGGGCACAGCGCTGCGCAGCGACCACGCGGCCCCCGCCACCCGCACGGGGGTCACCCTCGAACTCACCGTCGCCGGCCGCCGGCTGGAGGTCACCCGGCAGCCGCCCTGGCAGCGCCCGAAGAAACGCGGCACCGGCACGACCCTGGACAAGGCACAGAGTCGGCTGCGCGAACACGATCCGGTGAGCCGGTCCTGGAAGGACCTCAGCCGCTCCCACCAGGAGATCGGTGAGGAGATCACCCAGCTCCTCGGCATGAGCCGGGAGCAGTTCTGCCAGGTCGTCCTGCTGCCCCAGGGCGACTTCGCGCGTTTCCTGCGCGCCGACGCGGAGGCGCGCGGCAAACTGCTCGGCCGGCTCTTCGACACCCGCCGCTTCGCCGACATGGAGAAGCGCCTGGCCGAACGCCGCCGTGCCGCCGAGTCCCGAGTGCGGGACGGCGACGCCGAACTGCTCGCCGACGCGCACCGGATGCAGCAGGCCGCGGGCGGGGCCATGGAGCCGGCAGACCTCGTGCCGGGCGAACCGGGACTGGCCGAGAGCGTGCTGAGTGCGGCCGCCGTGGCCCGCAGCACCGCCCGCGAACAGCTCACCGTCGCCCGCTGCCGCCTCGCCGCGGCCGAGTCCGCCCAGACCGCCGCCGACCGGTCACTGGACGAGGCACGCGAACGGGACCGGTTGCAGCGGCGGTTCGCCGAGGCACGGCAGCGCGCGGCACGGCTGGCGGAGCGGGCCGAGGACCGGCAGGAGGCGCAGACGCGCCTGGACCGGTCCCGGAAGGCCGAGACGGTCGCCCCCGCCCTGGAACTGCGGGAGTCCGCCGACGCCGAACACCGGCGGGCGGCCGACGCCGAGGCGGATACCCGCGCCCTGCTTCCCCCGGCCCTCAGGGACGCGGGTGCGGCCGGGCTCGCGGCCGCCGCCCGCCGGGCCACCGAGGAACTGGGCGGGCTGGAGTCGGCCCGCCGCGCCGAGCGACGGCTCACGGAACTCCTCGGGGAGCGGGTGGCTCTGGACCGCCAGGAGCGCGCCGACGACGACGCGCTCGACGAGTCCGAGGCGTGGCTCACCGGCTGGGAGGAGACCCGCGCCGGCCTCCAGGACCGTATCGAGTCCGCGCAGGAGGCCGCGGCCCGGACCGGTGAGCTCGCCGTGCAACGCGACACCGCGCACAAGCGGTTGACCGCCGCACGGCTGCGGGACCAGCTGGCCGAGGACACCGAGGACGCCGCCGAACAGGCCCGCGCGGCCCGGGAACGGGCCCTCGAGGCCAAACAGCACTGGCTCGACCTCAAGGAACAGCGGTTGGCCGGCATCGCCGCCGAACTCGCCGCGGGCCTCACCGACGGCGACCCGTGCGCCGTCTGCGGTGCCACCGAACACCCCGCCCCCGCCCGCAAGGTCGCCGGCCACGTCGACCGCGAGGCGGAGGAGCGGGCCCTGGCCGCCCACCAGAGTGCCGAGGAGCACCGGGCCGACCAGGAAGGCCGTCTCGGCGCCGTACGCGAGGCGCTGGCCGCCGCCGGAGCGGAGGCGGGAGACACGCCGGCCGCCCACCTCGCCCGAGAAGCGGAGGAGTCGGAGCGGCGGTACGCGCAGGCCCGAGGCGCCGCCTCCGATCTGCACCCCGCCCGGGAACAGCTGCGCCAGGCGGAACACGAACATGAACGACGCGTCGCCGCCCAGCGGGAGGCGGCGGTGCGGGCCGCCGCCCGGGCGGGCCACCGGGAGCGGCTGGACCATGAACAGGACGCGCTGGAGGAGGAGTTGACCCAGGCGCGGGGTGACGCGGACAGCGTGGCCACGCGCGCCGCGCAACTGGAGCGGCACGCCGCACAGTTCACCGACGCCGCCGACGCGGCCCGCGTCGCCGACGGCACCGCACAGCGGCTCAAGGAGGCCGACGGCCGGCTCGCCGACGCCGCCTTCCGGGCGGGCTTCGCCACCCCGCGGGCGGCGGCCGAGGCACTCCTCGACGCGGCCGCCCACCGCGCACTGCAGGACCGGCTGGAGGCCTGGCAGCAGGAGGAGGCCGCCGTACGCGCGGTGCTCGCCGAGCCGGGCACCGCGGCCGCCGCCCAGCAGCCCCCCGCCGGCCTCACCGTCGCACAGCGCACCGCCGAGGACGCGGACCGCAGGACGCGCGAGGCGGCCTCCGCACGTGATGCCGCAGCCCGCCGCTGCGCCGAACTCGACCGGCTCTCCGCGCGGGCCACCGCCTCGGCGCGTCGGCTGGCGCCGCTGCGCGAGGAGTACGACCGGGTGGCCCGCCTGGCAGGCCTCACCGCGGGCACCTCGGCCGACAACGAACGCAGGATGCGCCTGGAGTCCTACGTCCTGGCCGCCCGCCTGGAGCAGGTCGCCGCCGCGGCGACCGCCCGGCTGCACCGGATGTCCTCCGGCCGCTACACCCTGGTGCACTCCGACGACCGCACCGGGCGCGGGCGCAGCGGCCTCGGACTGCACGTCGTGGACGCGTGGACCGGCCGGGAGCGGGACACCGCGACCCTCTCGGGCGGCGAGACCTTCTTCGCCTCGCTGGCCCTCGCGCTCGGACTCGCCGACGTCGTCACCGACGAGGCCGGCGGGGTCCGGCTGGACACCCTCTTCATCGACGAGGGCTTCGGCAGCCTCGACGACCAGACGCTCGACGAGGTCCTGGACGTCCTGGACTCCCTGCGGGAACGCGACCGCAGCGTGGGCATCGTCAGCCACGTCCCCGACCTGCGCCGCCGGATCCACGCCCAACTCGAGGTGGTGAAGGGCCGGTCGGGCTCGACGCTGCGGCAGCACGGAGTCACCTGA
- a CDS encoding SDR family oxidoreductase: MPKFPHPAPEALRRDPLPLRGRTALVTGASRRAGIGHAVARRLAAHGASVYLHHHVPHDAAMPWGADRIEEVTASVREALGDPSARVAAGPGDLADPDVPAELHARAATALGGRLDILVANHALSGSDGDLDTVDAAMLDAHWAVDARSVLLLVQAHARHRAALPPRTPGGRVVMTTSGQDIAGGMPGEIAYALQKGALASLTRSLATTLAGHAVTVNTVNPGPVDTDYLTGDAYEAVAARFPGGRWGMPDDPARLIAWLATDEAIGVSPARTELRAWGRITGQVVNSEGGFMR; encoded by the coding sequence ATGCCCAAGTTCCCGCACCCCGCCCCCGAAGCCCTCCGCCGTGACCCCCTGCCCCTGCGCGGCCGGACCGCCCTGGTCACCGGGGCCAGTCGGCGCGCCGGCATCGGGCACGCGGTCGCCCGCCGTCTCGCCGCCCACGGAGCGAGCGTCTATCTCCACCATCACGTCCCGCACGACGCCGCCATGCCCTGGGGCGCCGACCGGATCGAGGAGGTGACCGCCTCCGTACGGGAAGCGCTCGGCGACCCCTCGGCGCGGGTGGCCGCCGGACCGGGCGACCTCGCCGACCCGGACGTCCCCGCCGAACTGCACGCCCGGGCCGCCACCGCGCTCGGCGGGCGGCTCGACATCCTCGTCGCCAACCACGCCCTCAGCGGCTCCGACGGCGACCTCGACACCGTCGACGCCGCCATGCTCGACGCGCACTGGGCCGTCGACGCCCGCTCGGTGCTGCTGCTCGTCCAGGCCCACGCCCGGCACCGGGCCGCCCTGCCGCCGCGCACGCCGGGCGGCCGCGTGGTGATGACGACGTCCGGCCAGGACATCGCCGGCGGCATGCCCGGCGAGATCGCCTACGCCCTGCAGAAGGGCGCGCTCGCCTCCCTCACCCGCTCCCTGGCGACCACGCTCGCCGGGCACGCCGTCACGGTCAACACCGTCAACCCCGGCCCGGTGGACACGGACTACCTGACCGGCGACGCCTACGAGGCCGTCGCCGCGCGTTTCCCCGGCGGGCGGTGGGGGATGCCCGACGACCCCGCCCGCCTCATCGCGTGGCTGGCCACGGACGAGGCGATTGGGGTCTCCCCTGCTCGAACGGAGTTGAGAGCTTGGGGAAGGATCACGGGTCAGGTCGTCAACTCCGAAGGGGGTTTCATGCGCTGA
- a CDS encoding DUF885 domain-containing protein, whose translation MSQTNNPLPREVADAYVDELIALDPVTGTYLGVQESSRRLPDLSPAGQAALAELQRATLARLDEAEARPGADSGIERRCARLLRERLTAEIAVYEADEGLRSVGNLGTVAHSVREVFTVTPTQTEEDWAAVAERLRAVPAALAGYRESLALGLERKRYAAPRPTAAFVGQLTEWADTGEGRGWFEDFASAGPDALRAELDEAARAATAAVVELRDWMRDVYAPSIEGAPNTVGRERYARWARYFNGTDLDLDEAYAYGWAEYHRLLGEMRKEAEKILPGAETPWVALAHLDEHGRHIEGVDEVREWLQGVMDRAIESLDGTHFELAERVRKVESRIAPPGSAAAPYYTPPSEDFSRPGRTWLPTMGLTRFPVYDLVSTWYHEGVPGHHLQLAQWAHVAEDLSRYQASVGMVSANAEGWALYAERLMDELGFLADAEERLGYLDAQMMRAARVIVDIGMHLELEIPADSPFHPGERWTPELAEEFFGAHSSRPADYVESELTRYLTIPGQAIGYKLGERAWLLGRENARKRHGDAFDPKAWHMAALSQGSLGLDDLVDELSAL comes from the coding sequence ATGTCACAGACCAACAACCCGCTGCCCCGCGAGGTCGCCGACGCCTACGTCGACGAGCTCATCGCCCTCGACCCGGTCACCGGTACGTATCTCGGCGTGCAGGAGAGTTCCCGCCGTCTGCCCGATCTCTCGCCCGCGGGCCAGGCGGCACTCGCGGAACTCCAGCGGGCCACGCTCGCCCGGCTCGACGAGGCCGAGGCCCGGCCCGGCGCGGACAGCGGCATCGAGCGCCGCTGCGCCCGGCTGCTGCGGGAGCGGCTCACCGCGGAGATCGCCGTGTACGAGGCCGACGAGGGGCTGCGTTCGGTCGGCAACCTGGGCACGGTCGCCCACTCGGTGCGCGAGGTGTTCACCGTGACACCGACGCAGACCGAGGAGGACTGGGCCGCGGTCGCCGAGCGGCTGCGCGCGGTACCGGCCGCGCTGGCGGGCTACCGGGAGTCCCTCGCGCTCGGCCTGGAGCGCAAGCGGTACGCGGCTCCGCGGCCGACCGCCGCGTTCGTCGGGCAGCTCACCGAGTGGGCGGACACCGGCGAGGGCCGCGGCTGGTTCGAGGACTTCGCCTCGGCGGGACCGGACGCGCTGCGCGCCGAACTGGACGAGGCCGCCCGCGCCGCGACCGCGGCCGTGGTGGAGCTGCGGGACTGGATGCGCGACGTGTACGCGCCCTCGATCGAGGGCGCCCCGAACACCGTGGGCAGGGAGCGGTACGCCCGCTGGGCCCGGTACTTCAACGGCACCGACCTCGACCTGGACGAGGCGTACGCCTACGGCTGGGCCGAGTACCACCGTCTGCTCGGCGAGATGCGGAAGGAGGCCGAGAAGATCCTGCCGGGCGCCGAGACGCCGTGGGTGGCGCTCGCGCACCTCGACGAGCACGGCCGGCACATCGAGGGCGTCGACGAGGTCCGCGAGTGGCTCCAGGGCGTGATGGACCGGGCGATCGAGTCCCTGGACGGCACCCACTTCGAACTCGCCGAGCGGGTACGGAAGGTGGAGTCGCGGATCGCCCCGCCGGGCAGCGCGGCGGCACCGTACTACACGCCTCCGTCGGAGGACTTCTCTCGGCCGGGCCGCACCTGGCTGCCGACCATGGGACTGACCCGCTTCCCCGTCTACGACCTGGTGTCGACCTGGTACCACGAGGGCGTCCCCGGCCATCACCTCCAGCTGGCGCAGTGGGCGCACGTGGCCGAGGACCTGTCCCGCTACCAGGCCTCCGTGGGCATGGTGAGCGCCAACGCCGAGGGCTGGGCTCTGTACGCGGAGCGGCTGATGGACGAGCTCGGGTTCCTCGCGGACGCGGAGGAGCGGCTGGGCTACCTGGACGCGCAGATGATGCGGGCGGCCCGGGTCATCGTGGACATCGGCATGCACCTGGAGCTGGAGATCCCGGCGGACTCGCCGTTCCACCCGGGCGAGCGCTGGACGCCCGAGCTGGCCGAGGAGTTCTTCGGGGCGCACAGCAGCCGTCCCGCGGACTACGTGGAGAGCGAGCTGACCCGCTATCTGACGATTCCCGGCCAGGCGATCGGCTACAAACTCGGCGAGCGGGCCTGGCTGCTCGGCCGGGAGAACGCCCGCAAGCGGCACGGCGACGCCTTCGACCCCAAGGCGTGGCACATGGCGGCGCTGTCCCAGGGCTCGCTGGGCCTGGACGACCTGGTGGACGAACTGTCGGCGCTGTAG
- a CDS encoding Lrp/AsnC family transcriptional regulator, which translates to MAESVVLDPVDLRLLGLLQNDARTTYRELAAQVGVAPSTCLDRVTRLRRCGVILGHRLKLDPAKLGRGLQALLSVQVRPHRRELVGPFVERIRALPESLTVFHLTGPDDYLIHVAVADMADLQRLVLDGFTSRREVARVETRLIFQQWDCGPLLPSSPSAQTG; encoded by the coding sequence ATGGCTGAATCCGTCGTACTGGATCCGGTGGATCTGCGTCTGCTGGGGTTGCTGCAGAACGACGCCCGGACGACGTACCGGGAGCTCGCCGCGCAGGTCGGGGTCGCGCCGTCGACCTGCCTGGACCGGGTGACCCGGCTGCGCCGCTGTGGCGTGATCCTCGGGCATCGGCTGAAACTGGACCCGGCCAAGCTGGGGCGGGGACTTCAGGCACTGCTGTCGGTACAGGTCAGACCGCACCGGCGGGAGCTGGTGGGACCGTTCGTGGAGCGGATCAGGGCGCTGCCGGAGTCACTGACCGTCTTCCATCTGACCGGACCGGACGACTATCTGATCCATGTCGCGGTCGCGGACATGGCGGATCTGCAGCGGCTGGTGCTGGACGGGTTCACGTCACGGCGGGAGGTCGCGCGCGTGGAGACCCGGCTGATCTTCCAGCAGTGGGACTGCGGCCCGTTGCTGCCGTCTTCGCCCTCGGCTCAAACGGGGTGA
- a CDS encoding trans-sulfuration enzyme family protein: MDWDKDARTHTRGTTRALATEAVHAGRDDLARQGLHAPPIDLSTTYPSYDSRGEAARIDSFAATGAEPDGPPVYGRLGNPTVARFETALARLEGTETAVAFASGMAALSAVLLVRGSMGLRHVVAVRPLYGCSDHLLTAGLLGSEVTWTDPAGVADALRPDTGLVLVESPANPTLAEVDLRAVAHACGSVPLLVDNTFATPVLQRPAAHGARLVLHSATKYLGGHGDVLAGVVACDEEFAGRLRQIRFATGGVLHPLAGYLLLRGLSTLPVRVRAASANAAELARRLAADPRVARVHYPRIGGAMVSFEVHGDPHEVIGGVRLVTPAVSLGSVDTLIQHPASISHRIVDADDRRDAGVSDRLLRLSVGLEDVDDLWADLDGALGERTGAPEGGRTGGTADRPEAPARN; encoded by the coding sequence ATGGACTGGGACAAGGACGCACGCACGCACACGCGCGGCACCACGAGAGCACTCGCCACCGAGGCCGTGCACGCCGGCCGGGACGACCTCGCCCGGCAGGGACTGCACGCCCCGCCGATCGACCTGTCCACCACCTACCCCTCCTACGACAGCCGCGGCGAGGCCGCCCGCATCGACTCCTTCGCCGCCACCGGCGCGGAACCCGACGGCCCGCCCGTCTACGGACGGCTCGGCAACCCGACCGTCGCCCGTTTCGAGACCGCACTGGCCCGCCTGGAGGGCACCGAGACAGCGGTCGCGTTCGCCAGCGGCATGGCCGCGCTCAGCGCCGTCCTGCTGGTGCGCGGCTCCATGGGGCTGCGCCACGTGGTCGCCGTACGCCCCCTGTACGGGTGCAGCGACCACCTGCTGACCGCCGGGCTGCTCGGCTCCGAGGTGACGTGGACCGACCCGGCCGGGGTCGCCGACGCGCTGCGCCCGGACACCGGTCTGGTCCTGGTGGAGTCGCCGGCCAACCCGACCCTCGCCGAGGTCGATCTGCGGGCCGTCGCCCATGCCTGCGGCTCGGTACCGCTGCTCGTCGACAACACCTTCGCCACCCCGGTCCTCCAGCGTCCGGCCGCGCACGGGGCACGGCTGGTGCTGCACAGCGCCACCAAGTACCTCGGCGGGCACGGCGACGTACTGGCCGGGGTGGTGGCCTGCGACGAGGAGTTCGCGGGGCGGCTGCGGCAGATACGGTTCGCCACCGGCGGCGTGCTGCACCCGCTGGCGGGCTATCTGCTGCTGCGGGGCCTGTCGACGCTGCCGGTACGGGTGCGGGCCGCGTCGGCCAACGCCGCCGAACTCGCCCGCCGGCTCGCCGCCGATCCGCGCGTGGCCCGGGTGCACTACCCGCGCATCGGCGGGGCGATGGTCTCCTTCGAGGTGCACGGGGACCCGCACGAGGTGATCGGCGGGGTACGGCTCGTCACCCCGGCGGTGAGCCTCGGCAGCGTGGACACCCTCATCCAGCACCCGGCGTCCATCAGCCACCGCATCGTCGACGCCGACGACCGCAGGGACGCGGGAGTGAGCGACCGGCTGCTGCGGCTGTCGGTCGGCCTGGAGGACGTCGACGACCTGTGGGCGGACCTGGACGGGGCGCTGGGGGAGCGGACCGGTGCACCGGAGGGCGGCCGCACGGGCGGGACGGCCGACCGGCCGGAGGCTCCGGCCCGGAACTGA